A segment of the Chthonomonadales bacterium genome:
CCGGCAACCTGCCCCAGCTCGCGGCGCAGGCCGGGGCGCGCTTCTACTACCATCACCGGGCGAACCCGGGCCACGAGAACCAGTGGCCGGCCTACTGGTGGGAAGGGCAGGACGGAACGCGCATCCTGGGCCTCTCCACGCCCTCCTACAACGGTGAGATTCACGCGCGCGACCTGGCCGCCGCGGCGCTGGCGGCGCTGCGGCACGGTCTGCCCGCGGGACTGCACTTCCACGGGATCGGCGACCACGGCGGCGGGCCGTCGCGCCACAACTTGCAGGCGCTGCGCCGGTTCCAGGCGATGCCACTGATGCCCGCCGCCCGGTGCAGCACCGTGGCGGCCTACGCCGGGGCGCTGCTGGAGGCCGGCGCCGCACTGCCCGTGCACCGAGGCGAGTCGGGCACCATCTTCGAAGGCTGCTACACCACACACGCCGACACCAAGCGCTACAACCGCCAGGGCGAGAACCTGCTCTGCACAGCCGACACGCTGGCCGCGCTGGCGGGGCTCGACCGCACGGCCGAGCTCACTCCGGCCTGGCGCGGCGTGCTCTTCAACCAATTCCACGACATTCTGGACGGTTCCGCCATTCACGAGTCGTACGTCAAGAACCGGGAGGACTTCGAGGGGGCGCGCGCCGCCGCCGAGGCGGTGACTCGCCAGGCCCTCTCCGCGCTGGAGGCCGGGCTGGAGCCCGGCGCCATCGCGGTGACCAACCCGCTCGGCTGGGATCGCGAGGACTGGGTGGAGGTGGCGGGCGTCGAGGGCATCGGGGCAGTGTGGCTGCGCGGCGAGCACGGCCACCGCGTGCTCGGGCAGTATACGGCGGCCGGGCTCGGATTCGTGGCGCGCGTGCCGGCGTACGCCACCATGGCGTACCGCGTGGAGGGCCCGGCCGGCGCCGACGGCGCGCTGAGCGTGGTGGAGGCTCACGCGCCCGCCGCCGGCGGCGCGGCGGCGCCGGGCGACCCGAACGCGCCCTACCTGAGGGTGGAGACGCCCGCCTTCCGCGTGCACGTGCGGCGCGACTGCGGCGTGCTGGTCGGCCTCCTGGACAGGCGCGCCGGGCGCGAGCTCGTGGGCTTCGGGATGCGGAGGGCCAGCGACTATGTGGACAGCGCCAGGCCCGACCTGGCGCTCAACGTGCTGCAGGTGACGGACGAGCACCCGCACGGCATGACGGCGTGGCAACTCAACGAGGTCCACACGGAGCACAGTTTGCTGCGCGGCGCGAGCACGACGGTTGTGGAGAGCGGGCCGGCGCGCGTGGTGCTTGAGGTGGCGCACGCCGTGCGCTCCTCCACCATTCGCCAGCGCATCTCCTTCTACCGGGACCTGGCGCGCGTCGACTTCCTGGCGGACGTCGACTGGCAGGAAGTGGGCGGGCCAGAGGCGGGCGTGCCGGGGCTCAAGGCGGCATTCACGGCGCGGCTGGAAACGTGCGAGGCGTGGTTCGAGACGCCCTTTGCCGCCGTTCGGCGGCCCGCGGACGGCCAGGAGGTCCCGGCGCTGCGCTGGGCGGACGTGGGCGGGCCGGACTACGGCATCGCCGTGCTCAACGACGGCAAGTACGGGCACGACGTGCTCGGCTGTCGTCTGCGCGTGACGCTGCTGCGCAGCGCGTACGAGCCGGACGCTATCTCCGATGTGGGACGGCACGCGATCCGCTACGCGCTGCTGCCGCACGTGGGCGACTGGCGCGACGCGGGAGTGGCGCGCGCGGGCGCCGCGTTCAACCAGCCACTGCTGGCGCGGGCCGCGGAGCCGCGGCCGCGCGCGAACGCCGGCCCGCGTCCGCTCGTGTCGGACGGGAGCGTGCTGGCCTCCTGCCTGAAGGCGGCGCGCGACGGCTCGGGGACGGCGGTCCGCCTCTACGAGAGCGCGGGGCGCGCGGCCACCGTCAGGCTCTCCGGCCTGCCTGCCGACGCCCCGATCTGGGAGACAGATGTCGCCGAAGTATCGCGGGTTCCCGTCGAGGCGGTGGGCGACGACCTTACTCTCGCCTTTCGGCCCTGGCAGGTGCGCACACTGATCGTCGGCGAGACCCGCTGACATGGCGACGGGCGCGACGCCGCGCCCGTTCTCCGGGAGGTGAGCGATGGACCGCGTGAAGGTGGTGCTGGTGGGCGCGGGCAGCGAGTCGTTCGGGCCGACCACCGTGCGCGATGTGCTGCTGAGCGAGCCTCTGGCGGAGCGCGGCGTGGACCTGGCGCTCGTGGACCTTCTGCCCGACCGTCTGCGGCGCGTGGAGGCCTACGCGCGGCACGTGGCCAGCAAGCTGGGGCGCGAGGAACGTGTGTCGACGCACTCCTCGGTCGAGACCGCGCTGGAGGGCGCGCACTGCGTGGTGGCCGCGATCGAGGTGGCGCGCTATCTCTACTGGTCACAGGACTTCCACGTGCCGCGCAAGCACGGCTTCCGGCAGGTGTTCGGGGAGAACGGTGGCCCCGGCGGCCTGTTCCACGCGCTCCGGAACATGGGGCCGACGGTGGCGATCGCGCGGGCGATGGAGCGCCTCTGCCCCGGCGCGCCCCTGCTCAACTTCACCAACCCGGAGCACAAACTGTGCGAGGCGGTCAGCCGCCTGACGAGCGTGCGGGCGGTCGGCCTCTGCCACGGTGTGTTCATGGGGCTCGAGCAGATCGCCCGGCTGCTCGAGATGCCCATCGAGCGCATCGACGCCGCCGCCTGCGGCATCAACCACTTCACCTGGTTCCAGCACGTCCGCGACCGGCGCACCGGCGAGGACCTCTACCCGCGCCTGCGCGCGGCCGAGCGTCAGGGCGACTGGCTGTCGGACTGGCACGAGATCGGCATGTCGCGTATCCTGTTCCGGCGCTTTGGTCTGTGGCCCTCGCCGGCTGCAAACCACTTCGGCGAGTACGTGCGCTGGGCGGACGAGTTCGTGGCGAGCGAGCTGCAGTTCTTCCATGACCCGGCCGATGGGGCGCCCGGGCGGAGCGGCGTGGCGCCGGAGTTCGTCTACTCGCTGACGGGCGACGTGACGGGCCGCCCGTGGCGGCGGGAAGAGAGGGAGCAGGAGCCGCTGGAGTCGAGCCCGCTGCAGCCCTCGGGCGAGCTGGCGGTGCCGATCGTGGAGGCGCTGGCGTGCGGGCGACGGCGCGACCTGGCGGCGGTCAACATGCTCAACGGCGGGGCGATACCGAACCTGCCGGAGGACATGGTGGTAGAGGCGCCGGCGGTGGCGGATGCTTTCGGTCTGCGCCTGTGCTCGATGGAGCCCCTGCCGGAGGCGATCGCGGCCATGCTGCGGCTGCAAGGCTCGATCAACAAGTTGCTGGTGGAGGCCTTCGCGGAGCGGTCGAAGGCGAAGCTGCTGCAGGCCGTGCTGCTGGAGCCGACAGTGGACTCCTACCGTGGCGCGGTGGAGATGGTGGACGAGATGCTGGCGCTCCAGCGCGACATCCTGCCGCCGCTGGAGTGAGCGTCGCGGCCGCGCACTAGAGGCGCGGGACGCCCATGCCGCCGCTGACCTCGATGACCGCGCCCGTTGAGTAGGCGAGATCGCCCCGGGCCAGCATCGCGACCGCGCGCCCCACGTCCTCCGGCGTGCCCCACCTCGGCTGGAGAAGCAGTCCTCCCTCGATCAGCCGATCGTACCTCTCCTGCACGCCGGCGGTCATGTCGGTGCGCACGATGCCGGGCCGCACCTCGTAGACGGCGATGTCGTGCTCCGCCAGGCGGACCGCCCACAGGCGCGCCGCCATGGAGAGCCCCGCCTTGGCCACGCAGTACTCCCCGCGGTTGACGGAGGCCACCTCGGCGGAGATCGAGGTGACGAAGACGATGCACCGGCGGCATCCGCGGTCCGCCTCGCGCTGCGCGGCCATCCAGCGCGCCGCGCGCTGCGTGAGGAAATAGGGCCCCTTCAGGTTCGTCTCGAGCACCTCATCGAACGAGTCCTCGCCGGCCTCCAGGATGTCGGCGCGCACGCGCGGCGCGATGCCGGCGTTGTTCACGAGCAGGTCCAGCCGGCCGAACTCCATGCGGGCGCGCTCCAGCAGTCGGTCATGGTGGCCGGCCCGCGCGATGTCCGCCTCGGCGTAGGCGACGCGCGCGCCCAGCGCGGCCAGTCCGTCTAGAGCAGCCGTGACCTCCTCGGGCGGCCGGCGACCGTTCAGCAGCAGGTCCCAGCCCTCGCGCGCCAGCACGAGCGCAATGCCGTACCCGATGCCGCGCGTGCCTCCGGTGATCAGGGCGACGGGGCGTGTCCTCACGGGCGTCTCCAGTGGTTGGCGAGGTGCGTGGGCGCGCGACGCGGCCGCGTCCGCCCCATCGTGTTACGATCGGGCGAGCTGTGCGGTGGCGCCCGATTAAGCGCGTCCGTCTCCCGCTCTCCCGCCTGCTGGCAGGCGGGCGCATGGGCCAGGATTCCAATCCCCATGATAGCGCCCAGCCCCGCCGGACGCAAGGGCCCCCGCGGCGCATCGGCCCATCCAGAACGCCGTGCCGCGATGCTCGCCGGGCGGTTCTGGTTGCGCGAGGCCGGCAGGCCGGGTCCGGGACGCCGCGAACGCCTCCCCGAAAGGAGGGAATCCCGCGTTCCTGGGGCGAACCGGGGGATCGGCGCGCGACGCCGGGTAGGGCGCCCGGGCCGCGCCAGGAAGGGAGTGAGCGCTTGGCCTCAGCCTGCACGCGCCGCGCGGCGATCGGCGGAGCGCTCGCCGCGGCGCTTGGCGCGCGGCCCGGCCCGGGCGCCGCGGCGACCGGTGCGCCGCTGCGGGTGAGCCCGTCCGGCCACCACTTTGTCTATCGCGGGCGCGTGCTCATGCTGCTGGGCGACAGCGGAACCCAGGTCGTGCCGATGAACGCGCGCCTGGACTACCGCGCCTGGATCGATCGTTGCCGCGACGAGGGACATAGCACGGTGCACGTCTGGGCGTTCACCGGCGCGCGGCCCGGCGACTGGCGGCTGGGCTCGGGCGCACCGCTGCTGCCCTGGCGGCGGCGCGCCGACGGCGCCTTCGACCTGCACGCGCCCGACGACGGCCCGGAGGGTTCGGCGCGCTACTGGCCCAGGATGCGCGGAATGGCGCGCCACGCGCGCGCGCGCGGCCTCCTCTTCGGCGTGACCGTGCTGTTCGGCTGGGCCAAGGACTCCGGGCCGGGGCCCGGTTGGCCAGCCCATCCCTTCCGCCGCGCGAACGGGGGCTTCGCCGAGGAAGCCCGCGACGTGGCGCGGCTGGCCGAGGACCGCGAGG
Coding sequences within it:
- a CDS encoding alpha-mannosidase; amino-acid sequence: MPPTDVVRALERLRAAADQAHGGFPTTTWTRVQGPGPDTLELGGGGGFAGLTFEPGKDLTLRCALDTPAEAHGVRLEGDALEGTLFSLYPCEIRLNGETVFRDDAPAPVAAGPALFTLAPALGTSGADLLEITVRIPDNQTTAWFNLRLTTPGLRARFEALDVAWAQLALSDAVAASNEERAAVGAAAAGLPDPLPTEAVALTAALAALAGALSPLDARVRALPVHLVGHSHIDMNWLWTWPDTVEVIRRDARSVLGLMDEFPELTFSHSQPATYEVLRECEPAMFQRILAHIRAGRWEPLTATWVEGDANMASGEAMARQMLEGVTYSREALGYTPRVFHAPDTFGHAGNLPQLAAQAGARFYYHHRANPGHENQWPAYWWEGQDGTRILGLSTPSYNGEIHARDLAAAALAALRHGLPAGLHFHGIGDHGGGPSRHNLQALRRFQAMPLMPAARCSTVAAYAGALLEAGAALPVHRGESGTIFEGCYTTHADTKRYNRQGENLLCTADTLAALAGLDRTAELTPAWRGVLFNQFHDILDGSAIHESYVKNREDFEGARAAAEAVTRQALSALEAGLEPGAIAVTNPLGWDREDWVEVAGVEGIGAVWLRGEHGHRVLGQYTAAGLGFVARVPAYATMAYRVEGPAGADGALSVVEAHAPAAGGAAAPGDPNAPYLRVETPAFRVHVRRDCGVLVGLLDRRAGRELVGFGMRRASDYVDSARPDLALNVLQVTDEHPHGMTAWQLNEVHTEHSLLRGASTTVVESGPARVVLEVAHAVRSSTIRQRISFYRDLARVDFLADVDWQEVGGPEAGVPGLKAAFTARLETCEAWFETPFAAVRRPADGQEVPALRWADVGGPDYGIAVLNDGKYGHDVLGCRLRVTLLRSAYEPDAISDVGRHAIRYALLPHVGDWRDAGVARAGAAFNQPLLARAAEPRPRANAGPRPLVSDGSVLASCLKAARDGSGTAVRLYESAGRAATVRLSGLPADAPIWETDVAEVSRVPVEAVGDDLTLAFRPWQVRTLIVGETR
- a CDS encoding alpha-galactosidase; amino-acid sequence: MDRVKVVLVGAGSESFGPTTVRDVLLSEPLAERGVDLALVDLLPDRLRRVEAYARHVASKLGREERVSTHSSVETALEGAHCVVAAIEVARYLYWSQDFHVPRKHGFRQVFGENGGPGGLFHALRNMGPTVAIARAMERLCPGAPLLNFTNPEHKLCEAVSRLTSVRAVGLCHGVFMGLEQIARLLEMPIERIDAAACGINHFTWFQHVRDRRTGEDLYPRLRAAERQGDWLSDWHEIGMSRILFRRFGLWPSPAANHFGEYVRWADEFVASELQFFHDPADGAPGRSGVAPEFVYSLTGDVTGRPWRREEREQEPLESSPLQPSGELAVPIVEALACGRRRDLAAVNMLNGGAIPNLPEDMVVEAPAVADAFGLRLCSMEPLPEAIAAMLRLQGSINKLLVEAFAERSKAKLLQAVLLEPTVDSYRGAVEMVDEMLALQRDILPPLE
- a CDS encoding 3-ketoacyl-ACP reductase; this encodes MRTRPVALITGGTRGIGYGIALVLAREGWDLLLNGRRPPEEVTAALDGLAALGARVAYAEADIARAGHHDRLLERARMEFGRLDLLVNNAGIAPRVRADILEAGEDSFDEVLETNLKGPYFLTQRAARWMAAQREADRGCRRCIVFVTSISAEVASVNRGEYCVAKAGLSMAARLWAVRLAEHDIAVYEVRPGIVRTDMTAGVQERYDRLIEGGLLLQPRWGTPEDVGRAVAMLARGDLAYSTGAVIEVSGGMGVPRL